The following are encoded in a window of Lampris incognitus isolate fLamInc1 chromosome 15, fLamInc1.hap2, whole genome shotgun sequence genomic DNA:
- the lin28b gene encoding protein lin-28 homolog B, with protein sequence MAEGGAGKGNGKDPAKSTEQEDRTRPHVLSGAGFCKWFNVRMGFGFISMTSSEGSPVDPPLDVFVHQSKLVKEGFRSLKEGEQVEFTYKKSSKGLESLRVTGPGGGPCAGSERRPKGKVPLQKRKPKGDRCYNCGGLDHHAKECGLPPQPKKCHYCQSITHMVAQCPHKALAPATGSQDPQAITSASSPGTGPYLQPPEEEEERSGSSPLEGSSSSEEPQAYRGTQTQRWRKS encoded by the exons ATGGCCGAAG GAGGGGCGGGTAAAGGTAACGGAAAAGACCCCGCCAAATCCACCGAGCAAGAAGACCGAACTCGCCCCCATGTCCTCTCAGGAGCAGGCTTCTGTAAATGGTTCAACGTACGGATGGGGTTCGGATTTATCTCAATGACGAGTAGCGAGGGGAGCCCGGTCGACCCCCCTCTGGATGTTTTCGTCCACCAA AGTAAACTGGTGAAGGAGGGCTTCCGCAGTCTCAAAGAGGGGGAGCAGGTGGAGTTCACCTACAAGAAGTCCTCGAAGGGCCTGGAGTCCCTGCGGGTGACGGGGCCCGGTGGGGGACCCTGCGCAGGCAGCGAGAGGAGACCCAAAGGGAAGGTCCCACTGCAGAAACGTAAACCAAAGGGAGACCG CTGTTATAACTGCGGAGGTCTGGACCACCATGCCAAGGAGTGTGGCCTGCCCCCTCAGCCAAAGAAATGCCACTACTGCCAGAGCATCACGCACATGGTGGCTCAGTGTCCCCACAAGGCGCTGGCGCCTGCCACCGGCTCTCAGGACCCACAAGCGATTACCTCGGCCTCCAGCCCAGGGACTGGGCCCTACCTCCAACccccagaggaggaggaggagcgctctGGTTCATCTCCTCTGGAGGGCTCCTCCTCGTCGGAGGAGCCCCAGGCGTACCGCGGGACCCAGACCCAGAGATGGAGGAAATCCTGA